In a genomic window of Lycium ferocissimum isolate CSIRO_LF1 chromosome 9, AGI_CSIRO_Lferr_CH_V1, whole genome shotgun sequence:
- the LOC132030823 gene encoding uncharacterized protein LOC132030823 isoform X3 — MGKRKRRTDLNKTTTPTDLLPPPGMDAFSKQAMCSKHHRNYYGLHYSRRRSADNAEASTSRGGTAPFCDGKLSLKLASICNSDSGHDTESMQTEFHKPETVTSNLLATNAISSKVTKLFCGLCQKPLRKKHYMLDSNISSGEPSVVAVLVCGHLYHADCLEERTHHEDVRDPPCLICRGPIE; from the exons atggggaagagaaagagaagaactGATCTCAATAAGACTACTACTCCAACAG ACCTGCTGCCTCCACCTGGGATGGATGCTTTTTCAAAACAG GCAATGTGTTCAAAGCATCATCGTAACTACTATGGGCTCCATTATTCTCGACGAAGGTCTGCTGATAATGCTGAGGCATCAACTTCCCGTGGTGGAACGGCTCCTTTTTGTGATGGGAAGCTGTCCTTAAAGCTAGCTAGTATATGCAACTCTGATTCGGGACATGACACAG AGAGTATGCAGACTGAATTTCATAAACCAGAAACAGTTACATCCAATCTATTGGCAACGAATGCAATATCTTCCAAGGTCACGAAGCTGTTTTGCGGATTATGTCAGAAGCCATTGAGAAAGAAACACTATATGCTCGATAGCAACATATCTTCCGGTGAGCCCTCTGTTGTGGCAGTTTTGGTTTGTGGTCATCTTTACCATGCTGATTGTTTGGAAGAAAGAACACATCATGAGGATGTAAGAGATCCACCCTGCCTGATTTGTCGTGGTCCTATTGAATAG
- the LOC132030823 gene encoding uncharacterized protein LOC132030823 isoform X1, translating to MGKRKRRTDLNKTTTPTDLLPPPGMDAFSKQKVSHQVDCRAVKSFSSIMDIIDDTSKVMQCQQSSIVDHRNIDQAMCSKHHRNYYGLHYSRRRSADNAEASTSRGGTAPFCDGKLSLKLASICNSDSGHDTESMQTEFHKPETVTSNLLATNAISSKVTKLFCGLCQKPLRKKHYMLDSNISSGEPSVVAVLVCGHLYHADCLEERTHHEDVRDPPCLICRGPIE from the exons atggggaagagaaagagaagaactGATCTCAATAAGACTACTACTCCAACAG ACCTGCTGCCTCCACCTGGGATGGATGCTTTTTCAAAACAG AAGGTATCTCATCAAGTTGACTGCAGAGCAGTGAAATCTTTCTCATCAATCATGGATATCATAGATGATACTTCAAAGGTAATGCAATGCCAGCAATCATCTATTGTTGACCATCGAAATATTGACCAGGCAATGTGTTCAAAGCATCATCGTAACTACTATGGGCTCCATTATTCTCGACGAAGGTCTGCTGATAATGCTGAGGCATCAACTTCCCGTGGTGGAACGGCTCCTTTTTGTGATGGGAAGCTGTCCTTAAAGCTAGCTAGTATATGCAACTCTGATTCGGGACATGACACAG AGAGTATGCAGACTGAATTTCATAAACCAGAAACAGTTACATCCAATCTATTGGCAACGAATGCAATATCTTCCAAGGTCACGAAGCTGTTTTGCGGATTATGTCAGAAGCCATTGAGAAAGAAACACTATATGCTCGATAGCAACATATCTTCCGGTGAGCCCTCTGTTGTGGCAGTTTTGGTTTGTGGTCATCTTTACCATGCTGATTGTTTGGAAGAAAGAACACATCATGAGGATGTAAGAGATCCACCCTGCCTGATTTGTCGTGGTCCTATTGAATAG
- the LOC132030823 gene encoding uncharacterized protein LOC132030823 isoform X2, with protein sequence MSWHCEFVMNFLIDLTWRIFLVYIKQKVSHQVDCRAVKSFSSIMDIIDDTSKVMQCQQSSIVDHRNIDQAMCSKHHRNYYGLHYSRRRSADNAEASTSRGGTAPFCDGKLSLKLASICNSDSGHDTESMQTEFHKPETVTSNLLATNAISSKVTKLFCGLCQKPLRKKHYMLDSNISSGEPSVVAVLVCGHLYHADCLEERTHHEDVRDPPCLICRGPIE encoded by the exons ATGAGCTGGCATTGTGAATTTGTGATGAACTTTCTTATCGACCTTACTTGGAGGATTTTTCTTGTATACATTAAGCAGAAGGTATCTCATCAAGTTGACTGCAGAGCAGTGAAATCTTTCTCATCAATCATGGATATCATAGATGATACTTCAAAGGTAATGCAATGCCAGCAATCATCTATTGTTGACCATCGAAATATTGACCAGGCAATGTGTTCAAAGCATCATCGTAACTACTATGGGCTCCATTATTCTCGACGAAGGTCTGCTGATAATGCTGAGGCATCAACTTCCCGTGGTGGAACGGCTCCTTTTTGTGATGGGAAGCTGTCCTTAAAGCTAGCTAGTATATGCAACTCTGATTCGGGACATGACACAG AGAGTATGCAGACTGAATTTCATAAACCAGAAACAGTTACATCCAATCTATTGGCAACGAATGCAATATCTTCCAAGGTCACGAAGCTGTTTTGCGGATTATGTCAGAAGCCATTGAGAAAGAAACACTATATGCTCGATAGCAACATATCTTCCGGTGAGCCCTCTGTTGTGGCAGTTTTGGTTTGTGGTCATCTTTACCATGCTGATTGTTTGGAAGAAAGAACACATCATGAGGATGTAAGAGATCCACCCTGCCTGATTTGTCGTGGTCCTATTGAATAG
- the LOC132030824 gene encoding monogalactosyldiacylglycerol synthase 2, chloroplastic-like isoform X1 — MVTEVITVRNPISTVLERVGVYGFVGSKNEFKDENDTMEMVQLGAERTKNVLILMSDTGGGHRASAEAIRDAFHLEFGDEYNIFVKDVWKEYTGWPLNSMEQQYKFMVKHVQLWSLAFHGTSPRWIHSAYLAAIAAFYAKEVEAGLMEYKPDIIISVHPLMQHIPLWVLKWQGLQKKVIFVTVITDLSTCHRTWFNPGVNRLYCPSEEVAKRALFDGLEESQTCVFGLPIRPSFCRAIFSKDDLRLELAMDPTLPAVLLMGGGEGMGPVKKTAKALGEALFDKEMEKPIGQLVVICGRNEELASTLQSIEWNIPVKIKGFQKQMEKWMGVCDCIITKAGPGTIAEALIRGLPIILNDYIPGQEKGNVPYVVDNGAGIFTRSPKETARIVAEWFSTKTDERKKMSENALKLAQPDAVFDIVKDIHELACQRGPLANIPYAFTSSFSSLI; from the exons ATGGTGACTGAGGTGATTACGGTGAGGAATCCGATAAGCACGGTGTTAGAAAGAGTTGGAGTTTATGGTTTTGTAGGTAGCAAAAATGAATTTAAAGATGAAAATGATACAATGGAAATGGTGCAACTTGGTGCtgaaagaacaaaaaatgtGCTTATTTTGATGAGTGATACAGGTGGTGGACATAGGGCTTCGGCTGAGGCGATTCGTGATGCTTTtcatttggaatttggagatGAGTATAAT ATTTTTGTAAAAGATGTTTGGAAGGAATACACTGGATGGCCATTGAACAGCATGGAACAACAATACAAGTTCATGGTTAAACATGTGCAGCTTTGGAGTCTTGCATTTCACGGCACGTCCCCTCGGTGGATACACTCTGCCTATCTTGCTGCCATTGCCGCCTTCTATGCCAA GGAGGTGGAAGCTGGCCTGATGGAGTACAAGCCAGACATCATCATTAGTGTTCATCCTCTTATGCAGCACATTCCTTTGTGGGTTCTTAAATGGCAAGGTCTACAAAAGAAAGTAATCTTTGTCACAGTTATTACGGACCTCAGCACTTGCCACCGTACATG GTTTAACCCTGGAGTCAATCGATTGTACTGCCCCTCTGAGGAGGTAGCAAAGAGGGCTTTATTTGATGGATTGGAAGAATCTCAAACATGCGTTTTTGGGTTGCCTATTCGTCCTTCTTTTTGTAGAGCAATTTTTTCCAAG GATGACCTCAGATTAGAGCTAGCGATGGACCCCACATTGCCGGCAGTGCTACTGATGGGTGGGGGTGAAGGGATGGGACCCGTGAAGAAAACTGCAAAGGCCCTCGGAGAAGCTCTTTTCGATAAAGAAATGGAGAAACCTATCGGTCAATTGGTTGTCATATGTGGACGCAATGAAGAGCTAGCATCCACATTACAATCAATCGAATGGAACATCCCGGTCAAG ATTAAAGGATTTCAGAAACAGATGGAGAAATGGATGGGTGTGTGCGACTGTATTATCACAAAG GCTGGACCTGGTACAATTGCAGAAGCATTAATCAGAGGGCTACCAATTATTCTCAACGACTACATTCCTGGACAA GAAAAGGGAAACGTCCCATACGTGGTGGACAATGGAGCTGGTATTTTCACGCGAAGCCCCAAGGAAACAGCTCGAATTGTTGCAGAGTGGTTTAGCACCAAAACGGATGAGAGGAAAAAAATGTCAGAGAATGCACTAAAACTTGCACAACCAGATGCGGTTTTTGACATCGTGAAGGACATTCACGAACTCGCATGCCAGAGGGGTCCCCTTGCCAACATTCCTTACGCCTTCACGTCTTCATTTTCAAGCTTGATTTAA
- the LOC132030824 gene encoding monogalactosyldiacylglycerol synthase 2, chloroplastic-like isoform X2: protein MEQQYKFMVKHVQLWSLAFHGTSPRWIHSAYLAAIAAFYAKEVEAGLMEYKPDIIISVHPLMQHIPLWVLKWQGLQKKVIFVTVITDLSTCHRTWFNPGVNRLYCPSEEVAKRALFDGLEESQTCVFGLPIRPSFCRAIFSKDDLRLELAMDPTLPAVLLMGGGEGMGPVKKTAKALGEALFDKEMEKPIGQLVVICGRNEELASTLQSIEWNIPVKIKGFQKQMEKWMGVCDCIITKAGPGTIAEALIRGLPIILNDYIPGQEKGNVPYVVDNGAGIFTRSPKETARIVAEWFSTKTDERKKMSENALKLAQPDAVFDIVKDIHELACQRGPLANIPYAFTSSFSSLI from the exons ATGGAACAACAATACAAGTTCATGGTTAAACATGTGCAGCTTTGGAGTCTTGCATTTCACGGCACGTCCCCTCGGTGGATACACTCTGCCTATCTTGCTGCCATTGCCGCCTTCTATGCCAA GGAGGTGGAAGCTGGCCTGATGGAGTACAAGCCAGACATCATCATTAGTGTTCATCCTCTTATGCAGCACATTCCTTTGTGGGTTCTTAAATGGCAAGGTCTACAAAAGAAAGTAATCTTTGTCACAGTTATTACGGACCTCAGCACTTGCCACCGTACATG GTTTAACCCTGGAGTCAATCGATTGTACTGCCCCTCTGAGGAGGTAGCAAAGAGGGCTTTATTTGATGGATTGGAAGAATCTCAAACATGCGTTTTTGGGTTGCCTATTCGTCCTTCTTTTTGTAGAGCAATTTTTTCCAAG GATGACCTCAGATTAGAGCTAGCGATGGACCCCACATTGCCGGCAGTGCTACTGATGGGTGGGGGTGAAGGGATGGGACCCGTGAAGAAAACTGCAAAGGCCCTCGGAGAAGCTCTTTTCGATAAAGAAATGGAGAAACCTATCGGTCAATTGGTTGTCATATGTGGACGCAATGAAGAGCTAGCATCCACATTACAATCAATCGAATGGAACATCCCGGTCAAG ATTAAAGGATTTCAGAAACAGATGGAGAAATGGATGGGTGTGTGCGACTGTATTATCACAAAG GCTGGACCTGGTACAATTGCAGAAGCATTAATCAGAGGGCTACCAATTATTCTCAACGACTACATTCCTGGACAA GAAAAGGGAAACGTCCCATACGTGGTGGACAATGGAGCTGGTATTTTCACGCGAAGCCCCAAGGAAACAGCTCGAATTGTTGCAGAGTGGTTTAGCACCAAAACGGATGAGAGGAAAAAAATGTCAGAGAATGCACTAAAACTTGCACAACCAGATGCGGTTTTTGACATCGTGAAGGACATTCACGAACTCGCATGCCAGAGGGGTCCCCTTGCCAACATTCCTTACGCCTTCACGTCTTCATTTTCAAGCTTGATTTAA